Sequence from the Clostridium saccharobutylicum DSM 13864 genome:
TAGTATCATTTATTGTAAATATAATTTTAAGGTATAATAAATTTATTTGCTCACAAGTACTGTTACACAATCTTAAATATCTTGGATTATTGCTATAAAAAAATGCATAATTAATAATTAATAAATAAACTTCTACACTTATTTCATTCATCAATTATTAGTATGCATTTTTTTAATATTATTATAATCTTTTTCTCATAGAAGAAGATTTAATTCCTAATTCCTCTCTATATTTTGCTACTGTTCTACGCGAAATTTTCATATTGCTTTCAGTTAACATATTACTTATTGCTTGATCTGAAAGAGGCTTTTCTTTATTTTCCTGTTCAACTATTTTCTTTAATAAATTTTTTATTTTTATTGTTGACATATCTTCTTGATTATTTGATGATATTCCAGTTGCAAATAAATCTTTTATTTTTATGGTGCCATAACTCGTTAATACATATTTATCTTTAATTGCTCTACTCACAGTTGACTCATGAACTTTAATTTTATCTGCTATTTCTTTTAATGTTAAAGGTTTTATATATTGCTTACCATTCTTAAAAAATTCATTCTGCCTCTCTAAAACACATTCTAAAACTTTATATAATGTATTTTTTCTTTGTTCTATCGACTTTATAAGGAACAATGCTTTATTAATCTTCTCCTTAACATAAGTGTTTGTTTCTGAATCTTTATCATTTTCCAAGACCTGTTTGTACATTTTGTTTATTACAAGTTTAGGTAATACACTTTCATTCATCATTATAAAAAATTCACCATCAATATTTTTAATTTCAGCATCAGGTATAATATAATTCACCTCTTCACCTGTAAAAAATCCTCTTGATGGTTTAGGTTCTAAACTCTTAATTAAATCCCCATATCTTTGAGCTTCTCTTGGCGAAATATTAAGATCCTTTCCAATTAAATCATATTTATTTTCTGCAATATTTTCTAAATGATTTGAAATCATTTTTTCTATAATATCATCTAAAATATTTAATTTTAGACTCTGAATAAACAAACATTCTTGTATATTTCTAGACCCTATTCCATATGGTTCTAATGATTGTACCACTTTTAAAGCTTTCTCTATATCTTCATTAGGAATACCTAGTTCCTTAGAAAATTCCTCTATAGATAACTCTAAATATCCTCTAGAATCTAAGGATTCTATAATGTATTTAGATATGCTTATTGTATATGGATCACAATCGATCTCCACTAGTTGTTCATATAAATATTCTTTCAACGATTTCTTTTTTTCTATAAAATTTAGTGGCGATGTTTCATCCTCATCTCTAAAGTAACTTTTTTCAGACTTATCACAATAATTATCCGAATATAATTCTTCTACTATTTTTTTATAATCGTATCTTTCTTCCATTTGCATTTCACTATTAACTTGAGTGTCGTCATATGATTCCTCATTTACCTCTAGAATTGGATTTTCTGAATATTCGTTATCAATGTATTCTCTTAAATCATGAAGAGACATTTGCAAAAGTTTTATAGATTGCTGCATATTTTGAGTTAACACCATTCTCTGCTCTTGAGTCATCTTCATTCTATAATCTAAATTCATAAATATCCCCCTTATATCATCTTGTATACTTCTTTAAAATATCATAGTTAAACGTATTCACAATTCTAATTATTTACTGTATTTCTTTTATATAGTATAACCTTTTATTGTCCATAATGGCAAGTATGCCATACACTTTAATTATTTATATTATTCTATTTCCCTCTTTATTCCTAATATAGACTTAATAAAACAGCAAACAAATAAAAAAATATATTAATAAAATTAACTAATTTAATTTTATTAATATATTTTAAAACAATACAATATGTTCTATGATATAACTGTTTATTATTTTGTTAAAAATACTAATCCACAGCAATGTGGTCCCGAATGTATACTAACTGTTGATCCAACTGAACATTCAATAAAATCAACATTATTTTCAATCATATATTTTTTAAGCGCTTCTTTGATCTCAACATTGTCTACATCAATTAATATAACCGGAACATCTTCATCTAGATTAGAATTTTCTAAATCATCAATAATTTTATTAATCGCTTTTTTCGTACCTCTAATTTTATCTTTTACAGACATAAGCCCATCTTTTATATCTAGCACTAGTTTAATTCCAAGTATTCCGCCCACAATTCCAGCTGTTTTCGAAATTCTTCCACCTCTAACAAGGTATTCTAAGGATTCAAAACAAACTGAAAGCTTAACATTTTTCTTAATATTGTTTAATTCGTTTTCTATCTGAATTATATCGTATCCTTTATCCCTAAGCTTAGCAGCCTTTAATACCAATATACCTAATGCCGCTGTAACATTTTGAGAATCGATAACTACTATATCATTACTTTCTAGCATTTCCTTTGCTATGCATGCTGATTGATAAGTTCCACTCATTGCAGATGACATATGAATTGAGATAATTTTATATCCTTCATCTAAATATTTCTTATATGATTCCATAAACCTATTTGGAATTACTTGAGCTGTAGTTGGTAATATACCTTCCTTTTCTATCTTCTCAAATACCATCTTAGGATTTATTTCAACCCCATCTAAATAACTTTTTTCTTCAAAGTTTATTAGTAATGGTAAAACCTCTATATCATATTTATTGTATATATCATTTGATAAATCTGCAGTGCTATCAGTAATGATTTTTATCTTTTCCATTCATCTTCATTCCTCTTCAATTATTTCATATTCGGAAATCCTAATTGCCTTAAAGCTTCATAAGCTACTATAGCTACAGTATTGGATAAATTTAAACTTCTAGCACTAGATTTTATCATAGGTACTCTAAGTCCATTAAGTCTTTTATGAACTTCTTCAGGAACACCGCAAGACTCTCTTCCAAACATTATAAAATCACCTTCTTCAAAGGAAATTTCATCATAATGTGTTCCTTCATGAGTAGTTGATAAGAAAATTCTCTTATCACCATACTTTTCCATGAACGCTTCATAACTTTCATGTACTTCCATTTCTAAGTCCTTCCAATAATCTAAACCTGCTCTTCTCACTTGCTTTTCACTTATATCGAAACCTAATGGCTTTATTAAGTGTAATTTACTATTTGTAAGAACACAAGTTCTAGCAATATTTCCTGTATTTTGAGGTATCTCTGGTTGATACAATACTATGTTTAAATTCAAATTTTCACCTTCTCTTATTTATACAAAATTAACCTTTGTTTAGGCACATGAAAATAAATAACAAGTCCATCTGACATGATTATTTTCTTTCATGTGCCTTATTTAAAAATTATACTATACGGTTCATAACAAGTCAAAATTATGTATAAGGCACGTGAAAATATTCTAGCAACGTGACTTGTTATTTATTTAAATGTGCATAAATAGTATATAAATAAAAACATACCTTCGTTAAATCATAAAGAAGATATGCTTTTATAAATTATTGTTTTGGTTTTGCTTCATCAGCCGCAGGGGGTGAAGGAGCTGTAGTATCTTGAGGCATTTCTGGTGTTTGAGTTGTTGTATTATCAGTAGTTGGCTCTGGCTGAGCAGTTCCTTTTCTAACAGTTACATCAACACTTGCATAAGTATCATTTGATATAACTTCTTTATTTACTTCAACTCCATTTTCATAAGTCACCTGGTATGATCTTGCTCTATAACCAGTAGTACCACCACCTTCAGATATTTCTTGTCCAACTGGCAGAGTACTATCATCAACCACTTTAGATTGCGGAGGAATAGTTTCAAGTATTTCACTTACCATATCATATGTTTTCCCATTTAATTCACTTGGATCACCATATACATTATAAGTTACATTTTTGTCCTGAGTGATACCCTGAATATAAATTGGAAAATCATACGTATTTTTAAATTTATAATCTAAATACCCATAAGAAACTGTTGCATCTAACCCTGGTTTAGCATATCCAACTGACATTGAGTGATTTGTTCTTTCAACAGATCTCAAATTCGATTTCATAACTGCCCTATAAAGAGTTGTAGATACTTGACAGATACCTCCACCAATTCCTGGTTCAACCTTATTACCTACGTAAGTTCCAGCCTCTTTATATCCTCTTTCAACTGTTCTAGGTCCTACCACATCATTAAAACTAAATGTTTCTCCAGGCATAACAACTGTTCCATTTACTGCTGCAGTTGCTAATTCTATATTATTACATCGACCTGGCGCTGAGGAACTATAATTAGTTGAAAAAGTTCCAATCAATCCCTTAACTTTTGCTAAATCTTCTTTAGTTACTTTTGGCTTTGTTGTTTCAACATCTAATGCAACTGCATCATTATCACTAATTTCCCCATTTATAGCTTCTTTTAATTTTTGATCTAACGCATCTAAATCTATTGTTTTTCCATCTACTTCTGAGTTAACAGTTATATTATTTCCATCTATGCTTAAAGTAGCATCCTTAGCTGATTGTGTAATATCTTTTTGTAATTTCTCTTCATATACTTTTAATTTTTCTTCATCATAAAGGAAATTTAATTTCACCTGATGCTTCTTAAATTCTCCTCTTTTTATGTCGATATACTTCTTAAAATACCCATCATCTTTTCCAAATTGATAAGCTTCATTAACTGTTCCATCTATATCATAGCTTGGCATTATATTAGAATAAATAAGTTCAAATTGTTTGTCTTCTACTGATATATGTAATTTTTTATCGCCAATAGCTCCATTAAATGTTTCAGCAAGCTTATCTTTAGCCTGTTCTTTAGTCATACCTCCAATATCTACATCTTGTACAGTTACCCCAGGATATATCTTTCCTTCCCACTTATTAACTGTCTCTTTTATAGATAATGAATATGCATACAACGCACCAGCCAAAACAACTGCTAGTCCAATCATTCCAAGCATAGTGTTTCTTTGCATTTTATATTTGACAGGCTTAGATGTACGTATTCTTTTTCCATTACTGTTCACCAATCAATATTCTCCTTTCGAGGAATCTAATTCTATATTTAATTTTTAGATACGTTATTAACGCATACTCAAAAAAATAATAAGTCTGCATGTTAGTCTATTTTTTGTCATACTTAGTAAGCATATTAATCTAATAGCGTCCTATGAGACAAATATACAGCCCTTTTTACAAAAAACATACATCACATTATAAACTCACCAATTTTTTTCATATACTATAACAATTTACAATAATGTAAAATTGTTATTATTGTTAACATTATAACATATCCCAATTGATATATGGTAGTAATATTATCATATATCAATTGAAATATAAGTTGAATTTTATTTTATAAAGTTACTTTTGCTCTAGTTTTTGAAGTTTCTCCATCATAATCAAAAGCTTCAATACTTACTACTACAGGAACATTTTTTTGAACCTTGATATCGTTCTTTTTTATAACATAATTTGTTGCTTTTTCATCCACAGTTCCTACCCATTCATTATTTACAAAAATATTATATCCTAATAAATCTATATCCTGATTAGGGTTCCAAGATACATTTATGTTACCACCTTGAAAACTCGCATTAAGTCCAGTAACTGTACGTGGTTGTGTTAATAAGTCTATATTATTAGGTCCCCAATTCGCATCAACCGGATTTCCAACCCCTTCAATTACTTGAGCTTCACTATATTGCCAAATTCTCCATCTAGTCCATCCTCCTATATTAGGTGGAACTATTGGATTAATAGGCACACTAGTATACATAGCTATCCATAGTATCATATTTTTTAATGGATATCCTCTTCCCTCAATATAGAAATTATTATATAATTCTATAAAAAACAGCCCAGTATATAGCATCAATCTTCTTCTAGTTTTCTTCTCAAATCTTTTTCTAAATCTGTCAATCCAATTTATTAATGTTTTTGTACTTATAGATTTATCTACAGGAACCTCTACATCTAGTACCGGAAATAAATCACCATAATCCTTATCCCCAAATCCTCTTTGCAGCGTAACTATAAAATCATCGCATTGTCTATCTGCATCTGTTAAATCATAAGATGGAACTGCAAAATGATATGCACCAACTGGTATTCCATACTTTCTACTATCTGCTGCATGTTGTATAAATTTTTTATCAATTCTAAATGTTCCCGATCCTGATCCAGATGCTCTTAAATATAAAAAATCTAATTTGCCAGCTAGTACATCAAATTGTACATTCGTAGTATATTCATTTATGTCTATTCCAAAAAGACTTTTAGAATTTTTATCCTGCATATTTCCTCCAAATAAAAAATACTTCTCTACTATAAATATTAATTTAATCTCAAAAAAGTACCTATAATTATTAATATTCTTTACAGGTATTGTGAAATACTCAAAGTTTCATGATAACAACCGAAATGTTAAAAACTTTAAATATATTAAAAACAATCAATATTATGGATGAATATATAAACAGAGAAATTAACCACATATTTGTGAAATAGACATTGAAAATAAGCTGCTTAGACATCTTAATGTCAGGTTTTTGAACTTTAGTTTGTGCAAATTTTATATTTCGAGCAAACTGAAGTTGGTACAACCTAACATTTAGATGTTCCCATCGAAATTTTCTTAGTCCTATGGAACAAATATGTGGTTAATTTCGGTAAGGTATTGCAAAACTTTAATTTTAACAATACCTTCAGATTAAGTGTAATCCTATCTTTCTATTTTCATTGAATCTTCTATGATCATGTCTATTAATTCAGCAAATCCTATATTTATTGCTGCTGCACTTTTAGGAATCAAGCTATTTTTAGTCATTCCTGGTAATGTATTCACTTCTAAAATATAAGGAATACCTTCTTGTGTAACAATCATATCAACTCTAGAATATACTTGACACTTTAGCGCTCTATATGTTGCTAATGCCATTTTTTCAACTTCTACGTGTAGATTTTTCTCTAACTCTACAACTATTTCTTCCGCTCCACCATCTTCATATTTTGAAGCAAAATCAAAGAATTCTGACTTCGGCTTTATTGCAATAACTGGAAGCATTTTATCTCCATAAACAGGGCAAGTTATTTCATCACCTTTTATGAACTTTTCTATCATAACTTCATTATCCCATTTAAATGCTTCTTCAATACAATTTTTAATATCTTTTTCTTCTTTTACAACAAATGTAGCTACACTTGATCCTCCATGAGTTGGCTTAACTACTACTGGATATCCTAAGTTATTTATTTGATCAAAATTAATTTCATCATCTTTGTTTAGATTTATCCAAGGTGCAGTTCTAATGTTAGCAGCTTGTAAAATAGATTTTGTTACATCCTTATCCATGCACATTCCACTACTTAATGGACCACATCCTGAATATGGAATCCCTAATGTTTGAAGAACTGCTTGCACCGTACCATCTTCTCCAAATTGTCCATGCAATGCCAAAAGTGCAAAATCTATGCCATTAACTTTATTGACTATATCTTCTTTTTTATCTATAACTATAGGTACTATTTCATATTTTTCCTTATTTATATTCTCTAATATTGAATTCCCACTTTTTAATGATATTTCTCTTTCTGATGAAATACCGCCCATTATAACTCCGACTTTCATAATTAACCTCCAAATATTTTATGAATACTCATTTTAAAGTCATTATCAATTTGACTTATTATCTTTTTAAGATGCTTTAATCCTAATTCCATATATAAATTATAATAATTTTTATATAAAAATAAAAGAACCACTAAACTTATAAATATTATTAATAGTGGTTCTTTTCGTTTATGAAAATGAAATTTAGACTTATGTGGTAACTTACTAAAAGAAATGGAACTATACTTCAAAATTCAAATTTAATTTGTAGATTATTTATTTATAAATAATAAATATACAATTCATCTATTCTGTAAAATGTTATTTTCAAAATTCTTTAATGTATATTTTTAATATATTTTATTGTCATACTTACATACATCACTTAATGGACATTCTTTACATTTTGGTTTTCTCGCAATACAACATCTTCTTCCATGAAAAATTAAAAGATGATGCATTAACGTCCATTCCTTTTTAGGAATTTCTTTTTGTAATTGTTTTTCAACTTCTAAAACATTATCTGAATTAGCTAAATCTAATCTATTAGAAACTCTGAATACATGTGTATCTACTGCAATAGATGGTACTCCAAAAGCATTTGACAAAACCACATTTGCTGTTTTTCTTCCTGCTCCTGCTAGTGAAGTTATTCCTTCCATAGTCTGTGGAACTTCTCCATTAAATTTTTCTTTTAATTGTCTAAACATAAGTATTAAATTTTTAGATTTATTTCTATATAATCCTATCTGCCTTATTCTTTCTTCAAGTTCGTCGTTAGCCAATGTTAAAAATGCATCTAAATCTGGATAATCTTTAAATAAGCTTTCTGTAACTTCATTTACTTTTTTATCAGTTGTTTGAGCTGATAGTATTGTGGCAA
This genomic interval carries:
- the rpoN gene encoding RNA polymerase factor sigma-54; translated protein: MNLDYRMKMTQEQRMVLTQNMQQSIKLLQMSLHDLREYIDNEYSENPILEVNEESYDDTQVNSEMQMEERYDYKKIVEELYSDNYCDKSEKSYFRDEDETSPLNFIEKKKSLKEYLYEQLVEIDCDPYTISISKYIIESLDSRGYLELSIEEFSKELGIPNEDIEKALKVVQSLEPYGIGSRNIQECLFIQSLKLNILDDIIEKMISNHLENIAENKYDLIGKDLNISPREAQRYGDLIKSLEPKPSRGFFTGEEVNYIIPDAEIKNIDGEFFIMMNESVLPKLVINKMYKQVLENDKDSETNTYVKEKINKALFLIKSIEQRKNTLYKVLECVLERQNEFFKNGKQYIKPLTLKEIADKIKVHESTVSRAIKDKYVLTSYGTIKIKDLFATGISSNNQEDMSTIKIKNLLKKIVEQENKEKPLSDQAISNMLTESNMKISRRTVAKYREELGIKSSSMRKRL
- a CDS encoding DegV family protein; translated protein: MEKIKIITDSTADLSNDIYNKYDIEVLPLLINFEEKSYLDGVEINPKMVFEKIEKEGILPTTAQVIPNRFMESYKKYLDEGYKIISIHMSSAMSGTYQSACIAKEMLESNDIVVIDSQNVTAALGILVLKAAKLRDKGYDIIQIENELNNIKKNVKLSVCFESLEYLVRGGRISKTAGIVGGILGIKLVLDIKDGLMSVKDKIRGTKKAINKIIDDLENSNLDEDVPVILIDVDNVEIKEALKKYMIENNVDFIECSVGSTVSIHSGPHCCGLVFLTK
- a CDS encoding tRNA (cytidine(34)-2'-O)-methyltransferase → MNLNIVLYQPEIPQNTGNIARTCVLTNSKLHLIKPLGFDISEKQVRRAGLDYWKDLEMEVHESYEAFMEKYGDKRIFLSTTHEGTHYDEISFEEGDFIMFGRESCGVPEEVHKRLNGLRVPMIKSSARSLNLSNTVAIVAYEALRQLGFPNMK
- a CDS encoding VanW family protein, which translates into the protein MVNSNGKRIRTSKPVKYKMQRNTMLGMIGLAVVLAGALYAYSLSIKETVNKWEGKIYPGVTVQDVDIGGMTKEQAKDKLAETFNGAIGDKKLHISVEDKQFELIYSNIMPSYDIDGTVNEAYQFGKDDGYFKKYIDIKRGEFKKHQVKLNFLYDEEKLKVYEEKLQKDITQSAKDATLSIDGNNITVNSEVDGKTIDLDALDQKLKEAINGEISDNDAVALDVETTKPKVTKEDLAKVKGLIGTFSTNYSSSAPGRCNNIELATAAVNGTVVMPGETFSFNDVVGPRTVERGYKEAGTYVGNKVEPGIGGGICQVSTTLYRAVMKSNLRSVERTNHSMSVGYAKPGLDATVSYGYLDYKFKNTYDFPIYIQGITQDKNVTYNVYGDPSELNGKTYDMVSEILETIPPQSKVVDDSTLPVGQEISEGGGTTGYRARSYQVTYENGVEVNKEVISNDTYASVDVTVRKGTAQPEPTTDNTTTQTPEMPQDTTAPSPPAADEAKPKQ
- a CDS encoding glycoside hydrolase family 25 protein, with protein sequence MQDKNSKSLFGIDINEYTTNVQFDVLAGKLDFLYLRASGSGSGTFRIDKKFIQHAADSRKYGIPVGAYHFAVPSYDLTDADRQCDDFIVTLQRGFGDKDYGDLFPVLDVEVPVDKSISTKTLINWIDRFRKRFEKKTRRRLMLYTGLFFIELYNNFYIEGRGYPLKNMILWIAMYTSVPINPIVPPNIGGWTRWRIWQYSEAQVIEGVGNPVDANWGPNNIDLLTQPRTVTGLNASFQGGNINVSWNPNQDIDLLGYNIFVNNEWVGTVDEKATNYVIKKNDIKVQKNVPVVVSIEAFDYDGETSKTRAKVTL
- a CDS encoding D-alanine--D-alanine ligase — its product is MKVGVIMGGISSEREISLKSGNSILENINKEKYEIVPIVIDKKEDIVNKVNGIDFALLALHGQFGEDGTVQAVLQTLGIPYSGCGPLSSGMCMDKDVTKSILQAANIRTAPWINLNKDDEINFDQINNLGYPVVVKPTHGGSSVATFVVKEEKDIKNCIEEAFKWDNEVMIEKFIKGDEITCPVYGDKMLPVIAIKPKSEFFDFASKYEDGGAEEIVVELEKNLHVEVEKMALATYRALKCQVYSRVDMIVTQEGIPYILEVNTLPGMTKNSLIPKSAAAINIGFAELIDMIIEDSMKIER
- the nth gene encoding endonuclease III, which produces MKARTKKIIEILKETYPDAKCELNYKTPLQLLVATILSAQTTDKKVNEVTESLFKDYPDLDAFLTLANDELEERIRQIGLYRNKSKNLILMFRQLKEKFNGEVPQTMEGITSLAGAGRKTANVVLSNAFGVPSIAVDTHVFRVSNRLDLANSDNVLEVEKQLQKEIPKKEWTLMHHLLIFHGRRCCIARKPKCKECPLSDVCKYDNKIY